The Mesorhizobium loti genome includes a region encoding these proteins:
- a CDS encoding 3-oxoacyl-ACP reductase FabG yields MRKIVVVTGAGRGIGLAVTRRFLADGDAVVALDLRFGDEARSLAETAGGGALTLIEGDVSRPQDAAALIAAAISHHGRVDILVNNAGVLLSKATVETTFEDWTRVIAINLTGTWNCLHAVLPGMIARGAGRIINVSSELGLIGFPTYAAYCASKGGVIALTKAVAKEVAPKGILVNSVAPGPIETDMLKYDTIEFNDATREQIPLRRFGQPDEIAAAVHFLAGPGGSYMVGQIISPNGGTAI; encoded by the coding sequence ATGCGGAAGATAGTTGTTGTCACAGGGGCAGGGCGGGGTATCGGCCTTGCCGTCACCAGACGCTTCCTGGCGGATGGCGATGCGGTCGTCGCGCTTGATCTGCGCTTCGGCGACGAGGCAAGGTCCCTGGCGGAAACCGCCGGGGGTGGCGCGCTGACACTGATCGAGGGTGACGTGTCGAGGCCGCAAGATGCGGCGGCACTGATCGCCGCCGCCATCTCGCACCATGGCCGGGTCGATATCCTCGTTAACAATGCCGGGGTGCTGTTGTCCAAGGCAACGGTCGAGACGACGTTCGAGGACTGGACGCGCGTCATCGCCATCAACCTGACGGGAACCTGGAACTGTCTTCATGCCGTGCTGCCCGGCATGATCGCCCGGGGCGCCGGCCGCATCATCAATGTCTCTTCCGAACTCGGCCTCATAGGCTTCCCGACCTACGCCGCCTACTGCGCCTCCAAGGGCGGGGTGATCGCGCTGACCAAGGCGGTGGCCAAGGAAGTTGCGCCCAAGGGCATCCTGGTCAACTCGGTGGCGCCAGGGCCGATCGAGACCGACATGCTGAAATACGACACCATCGAGTTCAACGACGCGACGCGCGAGCAGATCCCGTTGCGCCGTTTCGGCCAGCCCGACGAGATCGCCGCCGCCGTGCATTTCCTGGCCGGCCCCGGCGGCAGCTACATGGTCGGCCAGATCATCAGCCCGAACGGCGGGACGGCAATATAA
- a CDS encoding IclR family transcriptional regulator: protein MSADQQEKRPRVANEVQSLLRGLSILEALAAFDVRGATLHEIAQRTGLSPSTAHRLLATFVEADYVTRGRDRSTYVLGHRIIAVAASVQQRTAHLRVLARPYLEAVAQESGESAYLVALNGRSSVYIDQAEGTRVLRMTIRVGSTFPANTSASAKAILAFQNPDDALRLIFGQAKRYTRRTIVDAELFRADLQSTRERGYAIEREEVEDGVSCIAAPILGRNGMAVAAISVPGPTTRILNPTPERLGAVIVAQARKISQALKASPGPQLAD from the coding sequence ATGTCAGCCGATCAGCAAGAAAAGCGCCCGCGCGTCGCCAATGAGGTGCAGTCGCTGCTGCGCGGCCTGTCGATCCTCGAGGCGCTGGCCGCGTTCGATGTTCGCGGCGCCACGCTGCACGAGATCGCGCAACGCACCGGCCTGTCGCCGAGCACCGCGCACCGGCTGCTCGCCACCTTCGTTGAGGCCGACTATGTGACGCGCGGCCGCGACCGCAGCACCTATGTGCTGGGCCATCGCATCATCGCGGTCGCCGCCTCGGTGCAGCAGCGCACCGCGCATCTGCGGGTGCTGGCGCGGCCCTATCTGGAGGCCGTGGCGCAGGAAAGCGGCGAAAGCGCCTATCTGGTGGCACTGAACGGCCGCAGTTCCGTTTATATCGACCAGGCCGAGGGCACCCGCGTGCTGCGCATGACCATCCGCGTCGGCAGCACCTTTCCCGCCAACACCTCGGCATCGGCCAAGGCCATCCTCGCCTTCCAGAATCCCGACGACGCCTTGCGGCTGATCTTCGGCCAGGCCAAGCGCTACACCAGGCGCACCATCGTCGATGCCGAACTGTTCCGCGCCGACCTGCAGAGCACGCGCGAGCGCGGCTACGCCATCGAGCGCGAGGAGGTCGAGGATGGAGTCAGCTGCATTGCCGCTCCCATTCTCGGCCGCAACGGCATGGCAGTGGCGGCGATCAGCGTTCCCGGCCCGACGACGCGCATCCTCAACCCGACGCCGGAACGGCTCGGCGCCGTCATCGTCGCCCAGGCCAGGAAGATATCGCAGGCGCTGAAGGCCAGCCCCGGCCCGCAACTGGCCGACTGA
- a CDS encoding NAD-dependent epimerase/dehydratase family protein, with protein sequence MASTLVTGGMGYTGRAIVRQLAESGTRIVSYNRDYAELATDFIISVQGELYDIPRLVRTIEKYQVDRIIHTAAMSHPDLSIELPLTTVVANIDGTVNVMEAMRLAGIKRLVSFSSETVYGNHHGPIDETSATMPTTPYGVSKVAVEHFCRVYDELYGLQAMSLRFSEVYGPGNRMPQILRDIVKTVLRGAAFSMDTGSDHLFHFIHMEDVARAAILASQAESVEGSVFNVFGDRAWTLAQAASLLRTLLPEAAISIGPGYCHLDRQGPWDQSAAIREFGYAPKYRLEEGLAGYVEWLRTNEY encoded by the coding sequence ATGGCTTCCACTCTCGTCACCGGCGGCATGGGCTATACCGGCCGCGCCATCGTTCGCCAGCTCGCCGAAAGCGGCACCCGCATCGTCAGCTACAATCGCGACTACGCCGAACTGGCGACGGATTTCATCATCTCGGTGCAAGGCGAACTCTACGACATCCCGCGGCTGGTGCGCACCATCGAGAAATACCAGGTCGATCGCATCATCCACACGGCGGCGATGTCGCATCCCGACCTGTCGATCGAGCTGCCGCTGACCACGGTGGTCGCCAACATCGACGGCACCGTCAACGTCATGGAGGCGATGCGGCTGGCCGGCATCAAGCGGCTGGTCAGCTTCTCGTCCGAAACCGTCTACGGCAATCATCACGGCCCCATCGACGAGACCTCGGCGACGATGCCGACGACGCCCTATGGCGTCTCGAAGGTGGCGGTCGAGCATTTCTGCCGCGTCTATGACGAGCTCTATGGCCTGCAGGCGATGTCGCTGCGCTTCTCCGAGGTCTACGGCCCCGGCAACCGCATGCCGCAGATCCTGCGCGACATCGTCAAGACGGTGTTGCGCGGCGCGGCTTTCAGCATGGACACCGGTTCCGACCATCTGTTCCATTTCATTCACATGGAGGATGTCGCCCGCGCCGCCATCCTGGCCAGCCAGGCCGAGAGCGTCGAGGGCTCGGTGTTCAACGTCTTCGGCGACCGTGCCTGGACGCTGGCGCAGGCGGCCTCCCTGTTGCGCACGCTTTTGCCCGAGGCGGCGATCTCGATCGGTCCCGGCTATTGCCACCTCGACCGGCAAGGGCCGTGGGACCAGTCGGCGGCGATCCGCGAATTCGGCTACGCGCCGAAATACCGGCTGGAGGAGGGGCTGGCGGGTTATGTCGAGTGGCTGCGGACCAACGAGTATTGA
- a CDS encoding ureidoglycolate lyase — MARRIKIEPLTRGAFAPFGDVIDDTGDVSFATNGGAALRIHALGVADCNAEGGKTLLSLFRMAQPSLPTGLHLMERHPLSSQAFVPLGSLRMIVVVAAADTIAAPGDLRAFASNGRQGVNYRKATWHHPLIALDAGDFLVVDRAGPRPGLSPDAFDQDYEEVPLPGGIQLDFGGMPPVSSSPAEWERP; from the coding sequence ATGGCCAGGCGGATCAAGATCGAGCCGTTGACGCGCGGGGCGTTCGCGCCGTTCGGCGACGTCATCGACGACACCGGCGACGTATCCTTCGCCACCAATGGCGGCGCCGCCTTGCGCATCCATGCGCTGGGCGTCGCCGACTGCAACGCCGAGGGCGGCAAGACTCTGCTCAGCCTGTTCCGGATGGCGCAACCATCGCTGCCGACCGGCCTGCACCTGATGGAGCGGCATCCGCTGTCCAGCCAGGCCTTCGTGCCGCTCGGCTCGCTGCGGATGATCGTGGTCGTCGCCGCCGCAGACACAATAGCCGCGCCCGGCGACCTCCGCGCCTTCGCCAGCAACGGCCGGCAAGGCGTCAACTATCGCAAGGCGACCTGGCATCATCCGCTGATCGCGCTCGACGCCGGCGACTTCCTCGTCGTCGACCGCGCCGGCCCCCGCCCGGGCCTGAGCCCTGACGCTTTTGACCAGGACTATGAAGAGGTGCCGCTGCCCGGTGGCATCCAGCTCGATTTCGGCGGCATGCCGCCCGTTTCATCATCACCAGCAGAATGGGAACGACCATGA